A region of Neovison vison isolate M4711 chromosome 7, ASM_NN_V1, whole genome shotgun sequence DNA encodes the following proteins:
- the RAPSN gene encoding 43 kDa receptor-associated protein of the synapse isoform X1, giving the protein MGQDQTKQQIEKGLQLYQSNQTEKALHVWMKVLEKSADLVGRFRVLGCLVTAHSEMGRYKEMLKFAVVQIDTARELEDADFLLESYLNLARSNEKLCEFHKTISYCKTCLGLPGTRAGAQLGGQVSLSMGNAFLGLSLFQKALESFEKALRYAHNNDDAMLECRVCCSLGSFYAQVKDYEKALFFPCKAAELVSDYGKGWSLKYRAMSQYHMAVAYRLLGHLGSAMECCEESMKIALQHGDRPLQALCLLCFADIHRSRGDLETAFPRYDSAMSIMTEIGNRLGQVQVLLGVAKCWIARKALDKALDAIEKAQDLAEEVGNKLSQLKLHCLSESICRSKGLQRELRAHVVRFHECVEETELYCGLCGESIGERNSRLQALPCSHIFHLRCLQNNGTRSCPNCRRSSMKPGFV; this is encoded by the exons ATGGGGCAGGACCAGACGAAGCAGCAGATTGAGAAGGGGCTCCAGCTGTACCAGTCCAACCAGACAGAGAAGGCACTGCACGTGTGGATGAAGGTGCTGGAGAAGAGCGCGGACCTCGTGGGGCGTTTCCGCGTGCTGGGCTGCCTAGTCACAGCACACTCAGAGATGGGCCGCTACAAGGAGATGCTGAAG TTTGCTGTGGTGCAGATCGACACGGCTCGGGAGCTGGAGGATGCTGACTTCCTTCTGGAGAGCTACCTGAACCTGGCGCGCAGCAACGAGAAGCTCTGCGAGTTCCACAAGACCATCTCCTACTGCAAGACCTGCCTCGGCCTGCCGGGCACCAGGGCCGGCGCCCAGCTCGGCGGCCAGGTCAGCCTGAGCATGGGCAATGCCTTCCTGGGCCTCAGCCTCTTCCAGAAGGCCCTGGAGAGCTTCGAGAAGGCCCTGCGCTATGCCCACAACAATGACGACGCCATGCTCGAGTGCCGCGTCTGCTGCAGCCTGGGCAGCTTTTACGCCCAGGTCAAG GACTACGAGAAAGCCCTGTTCTTCCCCTGCAAGGCTGCAGAGCTCGTTAGCGACTACGGCAAAGGCTGGAGCCTCAAGTACCGGGCCATGAGCCAGTACCACATGGCCGTGGCCTACCGCCTGCTGGGTCACCTGGGCAGCGCCATGGAGTGTTGTGag GAATCTATGAAGATTGCTCTACAGCACGGGGACCGGCCGCTACAGGCACTCTGCCTACTCTGCTTTGCTGACATCCACCGGAGCCGCGGGGACCTGGAG ACAGCCTTCCCCAGGTACGACTCCGCCATGAGCATCATGACTGAGATTGGAAACCGCCTGGGACAGGTGCAGGTGCTGCTGGGCGTGGCCAAATGCTGGATAGCCAGGAAGGCGCTGGACAAG GCTCTGGATGCCATCGAGAAAGCCCAGGACCTGGCCGAGGAAGTGGGGAACAAG CTGAGCCAGCTCAAGCTGCACTGCCTGAGCGAGAGCATCTGCCGCAGCAAGGGGCTGCAGCGGGAGCTGCGGGCGCACGTGGTGCGCTTCCACGAGTGCGTGGAGGAGACCGAGCTCTACTGCGGCCTGTGCGGTGAGTCCATCGGTGAGAGGAACAGCCGGCTGCAGGCCCTGCCGTGTTCCCACATCTTCCACCTCAG GTGCCTGCAGAACAACGGGACACGGAGCTGCCCCAACTGCCGCCGCTCCTCCATGAAGCCTGGCTTTGTGTGA
- the RAPSN gene encoding 43 kDa receptor-associated protein of the synapse isoform X2 — protein MGQDQTKQQIEKGLQLYQSNQTEKALHVWMKVLEKSADLVGRFRVLGCLVTAHSEMGRYKEMLKFAVVQIDTARELEDADFLLESYLNLARSNEKLCEFHKTISYCKTCLGLPGTRAGAQLGGQVSLSMGNAFLGLSLFQKALESFEKALRYAHNNDDAMLECRVCCSLGSFYAQVKDYEKALFFPCKAAELVSDYGKGWSLKYRAMSQYHMAVAYRLLGHLGSAMECCEESMKIALQHGDRPLQALCLLCFADIHRSRGDLELSQLKLHCLSESICRSKGLQRELRAHVVRFHECVEETELYCGLCGESIGERNSRLQALPCSHIFHLRCLQNNGTRSCPNCRRSSMKPGFV, from the exons ATGGGGCAGGACCAGACGAAGCAGCAGATTGAGAAGGGGCTCCAGCTGTACCAGTCCAACCAGACAGAGAAGGCACTGCACGTGTGGATGAAGGTGCTGGAGAAGAGCGCGGACCTCGTGGGGCGTTTCCGCGTGCTGGGCTGCCTAGTCACAGCACACTCAGAGATGGGCCGCTACAAGGAGATGCTGAAG TTTGCTGTGGTGCAGATCGACACGGCTCGGGAGCTGGAGGATGCTGACTTCCTTCTGGAGAGCTACCTGAACCTGGCGCGCAGCAACGAGAAGCTCTGCGAGTTCCACAAGACCATCTCCTACTGCAAGACCTGCCTCGGCCTGCCGGGCACCAGGGCCGGCGCCCAGCTCGGCGGCCAGGTCAGCCTGAGCATGGGCAATGCCTTCCTGGGCCTCAGCCTCTTCCAGAAGGCCCTGGAGAGCTTCGAGAAGGCCCTGCGCTATGCCCACAACAATGACGACGCCATGCTCGAGTGCCGCGTCTGCTGCAGCCTGGGCAGCTTTTACGCCCAGGTCAAG GACTACGAGAAAGCCCTGTTCTTCCCCTGCAAGGCTGCAGAGCTCGTTAGCGACTACGGCAAAGGCTGGAGCCTCAAGTACCGGGCCATGAGCCAGTACCACATGGCCGTGGCCTACCGCCTGCTGGGTCACCTGGGCAGCGCCATGGAGTGTTGTGag GAATCTATGAAGATTGCTCTACAGCACGGGGACCGGCCGCTACAGGCACTCTGCCTACTCTGCTTTGCTGACATCCACCGGAGCCGCGGGGACCTGGAG CTGAGCCAGCTCAAGCTGCACTGCCTGAGCGAGAGCATCTGCCGCAGCAAGGGGCTGCAGCGGGAGCTGCGGGCGCACGTGGTGCGCTTCCACGAGTGCGTGGAGGAGACCGAGCTCTACTGCGGCCTGTGCGGTGAGTCCATCGGTGAGAGGAACAGCCGGCTGCAGGCCCTGCCGTGTTCCCACATCTTCCACCTCAG GTGCCTGCAGAACAACGGGACACGGAGCTGCCCCAACTGCCGCCGCTCCTCCATGAAGCCTGGCTTTGTGTGA